The Lolium rigidum isolate FL_2022 chromosome 1, APGP_CSIRO_Lrig_0.1, whole genome shotgun sequence region TTGAAAACCCGAAAGAAAATCATCGTGCCTAATAAACAGAAACTAAAGAGcgagagaaaaaagagaaaagagaaaagaaaacggaATAATTAAACGCATGCCTGCGATGCAGTGTCTCACCCATAAAATAAAAGTTGGGCCCGTACCTGACCCATGCAATGTCATACCTTACACCCATGTAGTGCCAAAAGAAAACAGCACCTCCATACGGTATCACGGGCCACATACACATTAGTATTATGTAAtcacaaaataacaaaaataagtgTGTGCACGCTTCGTGTCATGGAAAGGAAATTGTCTCGCATTGTCGCGTGAGCTCTACCACGTAGTGCAACCGTGTGCGCGGTTCTTCGCCAAGGAGGAATTTCGCCTAGACAATGTCTAGGTGGAGGTGAGTGACACTCAACTTGCCACCGTTGACTGATTGCGGTTTCGCCCCAAGATGCACAAATTAACTGTGATGACATAGTGAAGGTCCCCCAAAACGAGGGTCCAACTTGGGTAGGATCAAATCTTGGAGATGTGATCATTTTTTGAAATCAAAAAATATGTTCAGATATTCTAAAAAAATTGATAATAAACATCTTTGATATGTGGGCAACCTCTAGAAAATCTTCAAATTGAAATACACTACTAGAACCAGAAAAGATAAAATAGGTGTATCATataattttctgattttttatcgcTTAAAAGAAAATTGTTCCGAGCTGATCCTATGACCGCACCTAATAGAACGATCCTTCACAAGTCCACCCACCCCCGCCCCAAAGGAGGAACCACGCGTCATTTAGTCACCGCCGCCCATTAAATATCATTTCAGAAAATCGTGCGGGAAGCACGTTATCAGCAACCTAAAACCTTGATGTTATGATGAATCATCTATGTAGTAAAAAAATCATTTCAGAAAGGAAAAAACGTTATTGAACACAAATTCTAGACCTTTTTATTTGATGAAAATGTTCCTTTTACAACGCACACACGACTTGGAAATTAACACGTAGGAGTACGTATTAACGTGGTGGTGATGATCATGCGTACTGTATGAGAATGTTCCTTTTACAATGCACGCAGCCACACACATGACACATCTATGCAAGCACGAGCTTGGTAGGCTGCTCGATGACTGACTGATCAGGCGCAGGTGAAGCCTTTGGGCACCTTGCAGCCGCAGTAGTTGAGCAGCAGGGTGAGGTCGACGTCGATGTCGAGGTTGATGCCGAGGACGTTGGCGTTGATGGCGAGGCAGACGCAGGCGGCGGCGTCCAGGTCGACGAGGCCGGAGATGAGGGAGCAGCAGGGCTGCTTGGGCGGCTGCGGCCCCAGCACCACGTGGATCAGCCCGTCCAGCACGTCGGCGCACACCGCCAGCTTCACGGCGTTCACCGGGCACTTTCCCGCCGGAGACGGGCACGGGTGGCCGTTACACGCCTCTGCCGGCCGCGCGCCCAGGCACAGCAGGGCCACGACCACCGCAACTACGGCGATGCTGCTCGTCGTCTTGGATGCCGCCATTGCTCGATCTAGCTACCTCGCTAGCTCTAGTGTACGTGCGTGTGTAGCTGTAATGTTAGCTTTGCTTTGGCTGTGTCAGTGTGGGTACGTATATGGATGAGATTTAGAGGGTA contains the following coding sequences:
- the LOC124684111 gene encoding lipid transfer protein EARLI 1-like, producing the protein MAASKTTSSIAVVAVVVALLCLGARPAEACNGHPCPSPAGKCPVNAVKLAVCADVLDGLIHVVLGPQPPKQPCCSLISGLVDLDAAACVCLAINANVLGINLDIDVDLTLLLNYCGCKVPKGFTCA